ATCCCCCGGTGGTTATACGTGACGGCGGTGTAATAGCTACTGGCTACGACAGCGAATTAGACGAGCTTCGCGGCCTCAGTGAAAACGCTGGCAGCTACTTAGTAGAACTCGAGCGCAGAGAACGGGAACGTACTGATATTGCTACCCTAAAAGTTGGCTATAACAGGGTACACGGTTACTTTATTGAAGTGAGTAAAGCGCAGGCTGTCGATATGCCTGCAGAGTACATTCGACGTCAGACACTCAAAAATGCCGAGCGCTATATCACACCGGAACTAAAAGAATTTGAAGACAAAGCGCTCAGCGCCAAAAGCCGTGCCCTCACCCGGGAAAAAGCACTCTACGAAGTATTAGTAGAACAACTGGCTGAACAACTTGCGCCACTGCAGGACAGCGCTCAGGCAATTGCCGAGTTGGATGTTCTCTGTAACCTTGCCGAACGGGCAGACAGCCTCGAATTTGTTGCACCTGTTCTGATAGACCAACCTCTGATCGAAATTCATCAGGGCCGTCACCCAGTAGTAGAGAGTGTTCTGAATGAGCCTTTTGTAGCGAATAACCTGACCCTTTCGCCACAAAGACAAATGCTGATAATTACCGGCCCTAACATGGGCGGTAAATCCACCTATATGCGTCAGACAGCCCTGATTACCCTGTTAGCGCATATTGGTAGTTACGTCCCTGCTGTGGCCGCTACAATTGGTTTAGTTGACCGAATATTTACCCGTATGGGATCTTCTGACGACTTAGCAGGCGGACGCTCAACCTTTATGGTTGAAATGACTGAAACAGCTAACATTTTACACAATGCGACCGAGCACAGCCTGGTGCTGATGGATGAAGTCGGTCGTGGTACCAGTACTTTTGACGGTTTATCCCTAGCTTGGGCGGCGGCAGAATACCTGGCTGATGAAGTCAAAGCTCTGACCCTGTTTGCCACTCATTACTTTGAACTGACTGTTTTACCTGAGTTAAGTAAAGCCGTATTCAATGTGCACCTGACAGCAATGGAACACAAAGATCACATTGTTTTCATGCACGAAGTACAGGAAGGTCCCGCCAGCCAAAGCTATGGTTTACAGGTAGCTCAGCTAGCAGGTGTCCCGCAGCACGTTATTCAGCGAGCCAAGCAAAAACTGGTACAACTGGAAGATGATACCGGACACAGTGAACACAAACGTCAAACGCCACCTATGCAGGAAGACTTATTTTTCGCACCTAAGCCCCACCCTGCTCTGACGTCTTTACAGGAACTTAACCCAGACGACCTTTCACCACGGGAAGCGCTGGAACAGCTATATGCTCTGAAGCAAGCAGCCATGCGGCAGTAAGATACAACAGAGCAACAGACACAAAAAAAGCTGCCAATGGCAGCTTTTTTAGTTTTATAACAGCAATATTTAAGCAGTCGCAATCGCGCCTTTACCAACACCTTCATACGCACGCACCAGAACTTCATGTTCAGGATTTGCTTGTTTTACCTGCTCAGCCAAATGACAGGCAATTTGCTCAACCGTAGTCTCCGTATCCATCAGATGACAGCGACTGGCTGGCAGTTTGATTTCAAACTCACCCTGCGGCGCGGTGTAGCTGTAGTGATGTAACTCGCCTTCGCCCGTTTGTAAATGACTACGGGTGCCAATATAAATATCACGAAAATTTTCTGCCCAGCGCGCTTCTTCTTCACTGCTGCGCTGACCGTCTAAGAAAATCTCAATACGGGAACGATGGCCGTGAGCAATACGCTGACAGTTACCATCATGCTGCTGTAAACCGTGACTGTAATGGTAGTAAGCCCCCTGAATACTCTCAGGTATAAAGCTAATCTCCAGCCCTTTAACTTCATCCGGAAACAGTTCCAGGAGCTGATCTTTACACCAACGGGCTAACCCTTCGGGTGTAATAGCATCCAGCTCGACTAATACTATCGCCTCGCGTGGCGAACGGCAGTAGAAGCTCTCACCTTCCGGGTACTTCCAGGCAATCTCTGTTTGCTGCGGGTCTTGCTGCAATACCAGATCATCCATACCTGTCGGTACGACCAGAGCATGATCAATGCAATCATCAAACCAACGTTTCACGGCTTTCTTTACGATACCAAAATCGCAAATCATCCCCTGTTCATTGAGGCTGCCATCCAGCACCAACTGTACCAGCCAGGACTCTCCCAACAGGCCTCGCTGGCCATCCAGATATGAAAAATCGACATTGGTTAAATTATCAACAAACAGCTTCACGTAGGTTCACACAGAATTGGTTATTAAATGGGCCGCTATATTAGCTCAATCTGAAAGCTTTTGCATGATTCAGACGTACAACTCTGAGGCCAGACTGAGGTATAATCCCGGCTTTATCCATTACAGCGGTAACCATTCAGATAATGCGACTCGACAAATACCTCAGCCAGGCAACCGGCCTGCCCCGCAGTCAGGTTAAACGCCTCATTAAGAGTCAGAAAGTACGGCTCAACGACAAGGTGAATCAGGACCACGGCTTTCAGGTTAAAACCGGTGACCTGGTGTTGCTCGACGGCCGGGAAATTCCACCCCCTGGCCCACGCTATCTGATGTTACATAAACCGCAGGACACAATTTGTGCTACAGAAGATCAGGAACACCCAACAGTGCTTGATCTGCTGGAGCTGGAAAACGTCAAAAATCTGCACCCCGCCGGACGTTTGGACATCGACACGACCGGACTGGTACTCATCACCGACGATGGGCAGTGGTCGCACCGCATCACATCACCACGTCACCGTTGCGACAAGGTGTATCTAGTTACGACTGAAGACCCTATCAGCCCGGAAACAGCGCCTGCTTTTGCAGAGGGTCTTATGCTGCGTAATGAAGAAGAACCTACCTTACCGGCTACGCTTGAGTTGCTTGATGAGCATCACGCCCGCGTAACCCTGCAGGAAGGCCGCTATCACCAGGTAAAGCGCATGTTCGCAGCAATGGGGAACAAAGTTGCAGGCCTGCACCGCGAAAGCGTTGGTGGCATTGTGCTGGATGAAGATCTGGAGCCAGGTGAGTTCCGTTTTCTGACTGCCGAAGAGGTTGCCAGCATCCGATGAAAGATTTCGCTTTTGATCTGTTACGCCCGGAACTGGCCCAGGCCACTGGCACAACACTTTGGATTGCTGATGAAAATGCACTGCAACCCGAATTGGCGATTACTCCCCGGAATAATGTAACTGTTATCAGTAACCGGATAGATCTTACCGATTCTCTGACGGAACAGGGTTGGCAATGCCGTTTCAGTGATTTTAATTTTTCAGAATACGCTGACGGTAGCATCGATACACTTATCTACCGGGTATCTAAAGAGAAACCGATTGTTCATCATGTTATCAATCAGGCAATACGGCTGCTCAGGCCCGACGGCAAACTGTTTATCGCCGGACTGAAAAACGAAGGCATCAAGACCTATCTTGATAAAGCTAAAAAACGCTTTGCCGGAAACATGCAAACCGAAAAGTCCGATAAGAACACCTGGATGGGCATTCTAACCCGACCAGACGCGTGCGATACTGACTCACTCGATGATCAGGATTACCCTGTGTTGCGTGACGTCGCCAGCGATGAGACTTATCACTATTACAGCAAACCCGGTGTGTTTGGCTGGAATAAAATTGATAAGGGCAGCGAGTATCTGATCGAACAGTTGGGGCGTTTTACTGAACGTCTAAAACAACCCGCAACACGGATTTTGGATCTGGGCTGTGGTTACGGCTACCTGGCTATGAATTGTGCCAGCGATGATTGTTTTGTTACCGCCACAGATAACAATGCAACAGCCCTGCAGGCCTGTCAGGAAAACTTCTCTCGACATAAGATTAACGGTGAAGTCATCCCGGCAAACTGTGCTGAAGGCATCGACAGCCGTTATCCAATGATTATCTGTAATCCTCCGTTCCACCAGGGATTCAGTGTTACCGGAGATCTGACAGATATATTTTTACGGGCAACCCGGCGCAGACTCGAAAATGACGGCATTGCAGCCTTCGTAACAAACCTGCACATTCCACTGGAGCGTAAAGCCAGTGCGCACTTTAACCGGGTTGAAACTCTCGCTGATAATGGTAGCTTCAAGCTGGTATTACTGGCGAAACCTAAACGTTAATTTAACTCATACTTTGTAGGACATAAGATGGCTTTTACCTATCTCAAGCAAACCTGGTTCTTCTTCAAGATGAATCTGCTTGCCATCATCAAAATACAGCTGCCGTTTATCATTATCCTCAATATTATCGGCACCATTGTACTTGGCTCACTGGATGGCGAACGCTCAGAAATAGATCCTTCTGTGATGATGCTGTCACTGGTCAGCCTGCTTTTTTTACCGCTTTACTGGGGAGCAACTATTGCCTACCTGAACTCAGTGGTTGAAGACCGTCCACTAACAGCCTTTCAGGCATTACAACTAAGCTTGTCACGCTGGGGCTCTATGTTCCTCACCTACTTCATTTCCGGTGCAGGCATTGTCTTAGGTCTGATGTGTTTTATTATTCCGGGGTTATACCTGACCGTTCGCTGGTCCTTCGCTGATTATCACTGTATGTTGGAAAAATCATCGCCTGTTGAAGCCATGAAAGATAGCTGGGATACCACCCGGGAGTACTTTTGGGATCTTCTGACCGGCCTTGTATGCCTGTTCGTACTGATCACTGGTGCAAACGTCGCTGTTAGCTGGTTATTCAGCACTATGGGGATTGATTCAATAGTTGTGCGATCGCTTCAGGATATTTTCTTCGGCTTCCTAAACTGCCTGTTTATGATTTACGGTTTCCGGGTATTCTGCGTTATGCGTGAAGCTCAAAACCAAGACTGACATCCATAAAAAAGGCCACACTTCGTGGCCTTTTTTAATCATTCTCTGCAACTAGCCTTCGGCCAGCAGCTGACGAATATCCGCTTCTATCGCATTGGCCTGCGCAGTATTTGCATGCGTCTCACCAATATAAACTGATCGCACACGTCCCTGCTTATCAAGCAGATAAAATGCTGGCCAGTAACGGTTTCCCATCGCTCGCCAATAGGCAAAATCATTATCCATCATCACCGGATGATGAAGCTCAAATTCCTTTATCTTCTCAGCGACGTTATCCCTGACTTTTTCATGATCAAACTCAGGTGTATGAATGCCCAATACAGTGAAACTTTCACCTGCAAAGGTTTTCTCCAAAGCATTTAACCAGGGAAATGAGCGATAACAGTTCCAGCAATCAAACGTCCAGAAATCCAGCAGCACAACTTTTCCACTCAAGTCCTGCAGACTGAGTGGCTCACTGTTTAACCAGGCCTGGGGATCAGTCTGAGTCAACGCCGGCGCTGGTACCCGCTGTTTAAGCTGTCCAGCCTGCAAAACACTGCTCATCATTAAGACGCCAAACGCCAGTAAGACAGCACGCATAAGGTTCGGCATAGATTTTTCCTCTCGTCGACATACGTCGGCTCACCCTCGCAAGGTTAATTCTGTGACTGCAAATAATGCTGTCAGTTCCGACAAGTCAATTTTCACTTGCAACATGTCTGATTTTATAGATAATGATAACCATTATCATTTAGTTAAAAGGAATTGCCATGACCGCTCTGGCCATTAATGCCTGGTTAAACACACCGCTGCCAAGTATCAGCCTGACAAACTCAATTTCAGGCCAGCTCATTGCCTGCTGGCAGGGTGAAGCAGTTCAGCAATTATTCGATGATGGTATCCTCACACTAACAGAGCTCCACAGCTCTGACCGCAATACACTGTCGCGCCTTTCCCACGACTTACTGCTCATGGCTTGTGCCAGCAGCCTGTGCCATCGCCAGGGCGATGGCTGCTTTAACTGTATAACAGGACGCCTGCTACAAAGTTATATGCAACACAACCGTAGTCAGAACAGCAGCAAACAATATGTACCATTAACAATGGCAGGCTAAATTAATCCTTCAGTACTGGCGAAAGTAACTGCGCAATGACCGCAGCAGATTCGGGAGTGCTGAAGTAATAGCCTTGTATTTCGTCACAACCGCATTCCTGTAAAAATGTTAGCTGCTCCCGGGTTTCAACGCCCTCAGCAATCACTGCGA
The DNA window shown above is from Aliamphritea ceti and carries:
- the mutS gene encoding DNA mismatch repair protein MutS, which encodes MTAQNNAAVKHTPMMQQYLSIKAEHPNQLVFYRMGDFYELFYDDAKKASQLLDISLTARGKSGGNPIPMAGIPYHSADGYIAKIVRAGESVAICEQVGDPATSKGPVERKVMRVVTPGTISDEALLDERRESLLVAINHQQSHYGIAIVDISSGRFSLLEIHGDEALYGELERLKPAEILYNDTASFGEHLNGYKGLRPQAPWHFELETAERLLCQQFQTQDLSGFGCAHVPLALGAAGCLLQYAKDTQRTNLPHIRRLILEQRDESVILDAATRKNLEIDINLAGGKENTLASVIDKTATPMGSRMLRRWLNRPLRCRNTLQGRQAAIQWLMDNYRFEQLSPALKQIGDIERVLARIALRSARPRDLERLKNAFQTLPEVQQLLAGNRPARLSELSDSASEFPELNELLQTAIIENPPVVIRDGGVIATGYDSELDELRGLSENAGSYLVELERRERERTDIATLKVGYNRVHGYFIEVSKAQAVDMPAEYIRRQTLKNAERYITPELKEFEDKALSAKSRALTREKALYEVLVEQLAEQLAPLQDSAQAIAELDVLCNLAERADSLEFVAPVLIDQPLIEIHQGRHPVVESVLNEPFVANNLTLSPQRQMLIITGPNMGGKSTYMRQTALITLLAHIGSYVPAVAATIGLVDRIFTRMGSSDDLAGGRSTFMVEMTETANILHNATEHSLVLMDEVGRGTSTFDGLSLAWAAAEYLADEVKALTLFATHYFELTVLPELSKAVFNVHLTAMEHKDHIVFMHEVQEGPASQSYGLQVAQLAGVPQHVIQRAKQKLVQLEDDTGHSEHKRQTPPMQEDLFFAPKPHPALTSLQELNPDDLSPREALEQLYALKQAAMRQ
- a CDS encoding 6-carboxytetrahydropterin synthase, giving the protein MKLFVDNLTNVDFSYLDGQRGLLGESWLVQLVLDGSLNEQGMICDFGIVKKAVKRWFDDCIDHALVVPTGMDDLVLQQDPQQTEIAWKYPEGESFYCRSPREAIVLVELDAITPEGLARWCKDQLLELFPDEVKGLEISFIPESIQGAYYHYSHGLQQHDGNCQRIAHGHRSRIEIFLDGQRSSEEEARWAENFRDIYIGTRSHLQTGEGELHHYSYTAPQGEFEIKLPASRCHLMDTETTVEQIACHLAEQVKQANPEHEVLVRAYEGVGKGAIATA
- the rsuA gene encoding 16S rRNA pseudouridine(516) synthase RsuA; the encoded protein is MRLDKYLSQATGLPRSQVKRLIKSQKVRLNDKVNQDHGFQVKTGDLVLLDGREIPPPGPRYLMLHKPQDTICATEDQEHPTVLDLLELENVKNLHPAGRLDIDTTGLVLITDDGQWSHRITSPRHRCDKVYLVTTEDPISPETAPAFAEGLMLRNEEEPTLPATLELLDEHHARVTLQEGRYHQVKRMFAAMGNKVAGLHRESVGGIVLDEDLEPGEFRFLTAEEVASIR
- a CDS encoding methyltransferase, with protein sequence MKDFAFDLLRPELAQATGTTLWIADENALQPELAITPRNNVTVISNRIDLTDSLTEQGWQCRFSDFNFSEYADGSIDTLIYRVSKEKPIVHHVINQAIRLLRPDGKLFIAGLKNEGIKTYLDKAKKRFAGNMQTEKSDKNTWMGILTRPDACDTDSLDDQDYPVLRDVASDETYHYYSKPGVFGWNKIDKGSEYLIEQLGRFTERLKQPATRILDLGCGYGYLAMNCASDDCFVTATDNNATALQACQENFSRHKINGEVIPANCAEGIDSRYPMIICNPPFHQGFSVTGDLTDIFLRATRRRLENDGIAAFVTNLHIPLERKASAHFNRVETLADNGSFKLVLLAKPKR
- a CDS encoding YciC family protein — translated: MAFTYLKQTWFFFKMNLLAIIKIQLPFIIILNIIGTIVLGSLDGERSEIDPSVMMLSLVSLLFLPLYWGATIAYLNSVVEDRPLTAFQALQLSLSRWGSMFLTYFISGAGIVLGLMCFIIPGLYLTVRWSFADYHCMLEKSSPVEAMKDSWDTTREYFWDLLTGLVCLFVLITGANVAVSWLFSTMGIDSIVVRSLQDIFFGFLNCLFMIYGFRVFCVMREAQNQD
- a CDS encoding redoxin family protein gives rise to the protein MPNLMRAVLLAFGVLMMSSVLQAGQLKQRVPAPALTQTDPQAWLNSEPLSLQDLSGKVVLLDFWTFDCWNCYRSFPWLNALEKTFAGESFTVLGIHTPEFDHEKVRDNVAEKIKEFELHHPVMMDNDFAYWRAMGNRYWPAFYLLDKQGRVRSVYIGETHANTAQANAIEADIRQLLAEG